Proteins from a single region of Macrotis lagotis isolate mMagLag1 chromosome 2, bilby.v1.9.chrom.fasta, whole genome shotgun sequence:
- the COG1 gene encoding conserved oligomeric Golgi complex subunit 1 isoform X1: MAAQIKLLLEIPEKIWSSMEASQYLHATQLYLLCCHLHGLLRLDSASGCYSPVLARFPILVRQVAAASHFRSTILHETKMILRCQTVSDQAVAEALSSVMLLEDSSPRQALTDFLLARKAAIQQLLNQPHHGAGIKAQICSLVELLVTTLYQAHALFYTLPEGVLPDPSLPCGVLFSTLDSVTNQRLAGKGIISVLQEMKLCGWFKHLPASIVEFQPTLRTLAHPINEEYLKDTLQKWINMCHEDIKTGITNLLVFVKSLKGLAGIRDAVWELLTSESMSHSWEVVCRRLLEKRLSFWEDLLQQLFLDRLQMLTREGFDSISSSSKQLLASALQELEAPSSTSPNKQVQFEHNMSLFLWSESPSDLPSDAAWINVANRSQRAGSGLSMKAQALSPYVQSFCLALDSKLKVKLDDLLSYLPSDVASGVQTKNSAFDRYSDAGTVEGMLRNHCADCIEQIVGCVRTELRGAETVLQGPAHTLGRAKLSSILFMARLCQSLGELCPHLKRCILGKSGSLEKPTREPRSTKKQMKGKVQEVNPVLAKWQEVKEQLLEQSLLGYRLWSTATTNVLVHDFTQSLLLDNAGSILAMATNWDELEIQEETESGSSVTSKIRLPVQPSWYVQSFLFSLCQEINQVGGHALPKATLQEMLKGCLVQVVAGYEKLSEEKPMKKEGTFPMTQNRALQLLYDLRYLNVVLTVKSEEVKSGRSKQDSRIEKVTDFLEGLIDPFDLDVFTPHLNSNLNRLVQRTSVLFGLLTGTDNQFSTRSSTFNSQEPHNILPLASSQIRFGLLPLSTNSTRKAKSTSRNTEPKDQVVLPTLSRADDDMMRPGSLFRQLVTEEEDTSTPSLFKLSWLSSMTK, translated from the exons ATGGCTGCCCAGATCAAGCTACTCTTGGAGATTCCTGAGAAAATCTGGAGCTCCATGGAAGCCTCTCAATACCTGCATGCCACTCAGCTCTACCTGCTCTGCTGCCATCTTCATGGCCTGCTGCGACTAGACTCTGCCAGTGGCTGCTATAGTCCCGTTCTTGCTCGTTTTCCAATACTTGTGCGTCAGGTGGCCGCTGCCAGCCATTTCCG GTCAACCATTCTGCACGAAACCAAGATGATACTCAGATGCCAAACTGTGTCTGACCAGGCTGTTGCAGAGGCTTTATCATCAGTCATGCTCCTAGAAGACAGTTCTCCCCGCCAGGCCCTTACAGATTTCCTGTTAGCCAGAAAGGCAGCCATTCAGCAGCTCCTCAATCAGCCACACCATG ggGCTGGTATTAAAGCTCAGATTTGTTCATTAGTGGAGCTGCTGGTCACCACTCTGTACCAAGCCCATGCTCTCTTTTATACCTTGCCTGAAGGTGTGCTGCCCGATCCATCCCTGCCATGTGGTGTACTCTTCTCTACTCTGGACTCTGTCACAAATCAGCGACTTGCAG GTAAAGGCATCATCAGTGTCTTGCAAGAGATGAAATTGTGTGGCTGGTTCAAACACCTCCCAGCTTCCATTGTGGAGTTCCAGCCAACTCTTCGGACCCTTGCCCACCCCATCAATGAGGAGTACCTGAAAGACACTCTACAGAAATGGATTAACAT GTGTCATGAAGATATCAAAACTGGAATCACCAATTTGCTGGTTTTCGTAAAGAGCCTGAAAGGCCTGGCAGGGATTCGGGATGCGGTGTGGGAGCTGCTCACCAGTGAATCCATGAGCCACAGCTGGGAGGTGGTGTGCCGGCGCCTCCTGGAGAAGCGCCTCTCCTTCTGGGAGGACCTATTACAGCAACTGTTTCTGGATCGATTACAG ATGCTGACAAGAGAAGGCTTTGACTCTATCTCTAGCAGCTCCAAACAGCTTCTGGCATCAGCTCTGCAGGAGCTGGAAGCCCCTTCCAGCACCTCCCCCAATAAGCAGGTTCAATTTGAGCACAatatgtctctctttctctggtcAGAGTCTCCTTCTGACTTGCCTTCAGATGCTGCATGGATCAATGTGGCGAACCGGAGCCAGCGTGCAGGCAGTGGTCTCTCCAtgaaagcccaggccctcagcccATATGTACAGAGCTTTTGTCTTGCCCTAGATTCCAAACTGAAGGTCAAATTGGATGACCTCTTGTCCTACCTTCCCTCTGATGTGGCCTCGGGTGTGCAGACCAAGAATTCTGCTTTTGATAGATACTCAGATGCCGGCACTGTGGAGGGAATGCTCCGGAACCACTGTGCAGACTGCATCGAACAGATTGTAGGGTGTGTGCGCACAGAGCTTCGAGGGGCCGAGACTGTGCTGCAAGGGCCGGCCCACACCCTTGGTCGTGCCAAGCTCTCTTCCATCCTGTTCATGGCCAGGCTCTGCCAATCCCTTGGAGAACTGTGTCCCCATCTTAAGCGATGTATTTTGGGAAAATCTGGCAGTTTAGAGAAACCCACGAGGGAGCCTCGGTCTACGAAGAAACAGATGAAAGGAAAAGTTCAGGAAGTGAATCCTGTCCTAGCCAAATGGCAGGAAGTGAAAGAGCAGCTCCTGGAGCAGAGTCTGCTGGGATACCGGCTTTGGAGCACCGCCACCACCAAT GTCCTGGTTCATGATTTCACCCAATCATTACTTCTTGATAATGCTGGCTCTATCCTGGCTATGGCCACCAACTGGGATGAACTAGAAATCCAGGAGGAGACAGAAAGTGGGAGCAGTGTAACATCCAAGATTCGACTGCCAGTTCAG CCTTCCTGGTATGTACAATCCTTCCTCTTCAGCCTGTGCCAGGAAATAAATCAGGTTGGAGGCCATGCCCTGCCAAAAGCCACCCTGCAGGAGATGTTAAAGGGGTGCCTGGTTCAAGTAGTAGCAGGTTACGAAAAGCTTTCTGAAGAGAAGCCAATGAAG AAAGAAGGTACATTCCCAATGACCCAGAACAGAGCGCTGCAGCTACTTTATGATCTGCGTTATCTCAATGTTGTGCTGACGGTCAAAAGTGAAGAGGTGAAAAGTGGTCGAAGTAAACAGGACTCTAG aattGAAAAAGTAACAGATTTCTTAGAAGGTCTCATAGATCCTTTTGACCTAGATGTCTTTACACCACACCTAAATAGCAACCTTAATCGCCTGGTACAACGAACCTCT GTTCTATTTGGATTGCTAACTGGTACAGACAATCAGTTTTCTACCCGGAGCAGCACTTTCAACTCCCAAGAACCCCATAATATACTGCCACTGGCCTCAAGTCAGATCAG GTTTGGACTTCTTCCACTAAGCACAAATAGCACAAGAAAGGCTAAGTCCACTAGCCGAAACACAGAGCCCAAAGACCAG GTTGTACTTCCAACACTTTCCAGAGCAGATGATGACATGATGCGTCCTGGTTCCTTGTTCAGACAGCTTGTCACAGAGGAGGAAGACACATCTACACCATCTCTTTTCAAACTTAGTTGGCTCTCTAGTATGACTAAATAA